One Pyxicephalus adspersus chromosome 3, UCB_Pads_2.0, whole genome shotgun sequence genomic window carries:
- the ODAM gene encoding odontogenic ameloblast-associated protein codes for MKTFAIFVLIFGPSLALPLLSQRLLLGSNSNEVLLGLGNPNIPQGGAMNVLVPGIYPPQLQQKYAGLPQILFGAYPGLAAQLPNQVVVPNVGTQSQLLDPMSQNQPKPNQVMSYVVSYGTPQKQGQMPAFSIYPPQQPSPKLVVNQHPMEETFGCIVPQMNGEMMMPLGGLQLQTKSPIDPLVLDEDFTTMPNYENNKEVTPEVINSP; via the exons ATGAAGACATTTGCAATATTTGTTCTCATTTTCGGCCCATCACTTGCTCTTCCA ctgcttTCACAACGTCTTCTGCTTGGAAGTAACAGTAATGAG gttctgCTGGGACTTGGTAATCCAAATATTCCTCAG GGGGGAGCCATGAATGTTCTGGTACCTGGAATATACCCACCACAGTTACAGCAAAAATATGCAGGATTACCGCAGATTCTTTTTGGCGCATATCCTGGCTTAGCTGCACAGCTGCCAAATCAGGTGGTGGTCCCAAATGTAGGGACACAATCCCAACTACTGGACCCAATGTCACAAAATCAGCCAAAACCAAACCAA GTTATGTCTTACGTGGTATCATATGGAACGCCTCAAAAACAAGGCCAG ATGCCAGCCTTTTCTATCTATCCACCACAACAACCTTCTCCAAAACTGGTTGTAAACCAACATCCCATGGAAGAG ACTTTCGGATGCATTGTTCCTCAAATGAATGGAGAAATGATGATGCCTTTAGGTGGACTTCAGCTGCAAACAAAAAGCCCAATAGATCCTTTGGTTTTGGATGAAGATTTTACTACTATGCCTAACTACGAGAATAATAAGGAG GTCACCCCTGAGGTTATAAATTCTCCATAA
- the LOC140326695 gene encoding estradiol 17-beta-dehydrogenase 11-like, with translation MNIIVDVLLLLLTILYSYLESFVKLFIPVKRKTVNGDVVLITGAGHGIGQNTAKEFAKLQSVLVLWDINKKSIEETAKECRKLGAKVYTYVVDCSKRQEITTAADQVKKEVGDVDILINNAGIIFCADLLALEDHQIEKIFEVNVLAHFWTTRAFLPAMMRKNHGHVVTVASSAGFVGVPFMVDYCSTKFAALGYHKALTAELVARQMTGIKTSCLCPVFVDTGFVKNSSTRLVPTLKPEDVAKKLVDGILSNKKLICIPPSVAFASVLEVFLPDRALKALSDFNNVKFDAKVKRIEKDK, from the exons ATGAATATTATTGTAGATGTCCTCTTGCTGCTGCTTACTATTCTCTACTCTTACTTGGAGTCCTTTGTGAAGTTATTTATTCCTGTGAAAAGGAAAACTGTGAATGGAGATGTTGTGCTGATCACAGGCGCTGGCCATGGCATAGGACAAAATACAGCCAAGGAGTTTGCTAAACTTCAGTCTGTGCTAGTTTTGTGGGATATCAATAAG AAGAGTATTGAAGAAACGGCAAAGGAATGCAGGAAACTTGGAGCCAAGGTTTACACCTATGTGGTGGACTGCAGCAAACGCCAAGAAATTACTACAGCTGCTGATCAG GTAAAGAAAGAAGTGGGAGATGTTGACATTCTCATAAATAATGCTggaattatattctgtgctgatCTACTGGCACTAGAAGATCATCAAATTGAGAAGATATTTGAAGTCAATGTTCTTGCTCACTTCTGG ACTACGCGAGCCTTCCTGCCAGCAATGATGAGGAAAAATCATGGTCACGTTGTTACTGTTGCTTCGTCTGCTGGTTTTGTTGGAGTCCCTTTTATGGTAGATTACTG CTCTACTAAATTTGCGGCTCTTGGATACCACAAGGCACTAACAGCTGAGCTTGTAGCACGGCAGATGACTGGAATCAAGACATCATGTCTATGCCCTGTATTTGTTGACACTGGATTTGTAAAAAATTCAAGCACAAG ACTTGTTCCTACACTGAAACCTGAAGATGTTGCAAAGAAGTTAGTGGATGGCATTCTTAGTAATAAGAAATTGATTTGTATTCCACCTTCTGTGGCATTCGCTTCTGTCCTGGAGGT gttCCTACCAGATCGGGCTTTGAAGGCTCTAAGTGACTTCAACAATGTTAAATTTGATGCCAAAGTAAAACGCATTGAGAAGGACAAATGA